In the genome of Plasmodium yoelii strain 17X genome assembly, chromosome: 14, one region contains:
- a CDS encoding ER membrane protein complex subunit 1, putative, with protein MLSIFICFIIAFLSKLSLSENVLYSNISSLVGHINLVLPVPNLISDHVLVSSSNSNIGLLNYKTGILKNVLNYKKNEDIKKVHTNDKYTYVLITNGNLQGSEKNNCPNDEDTYSYINVYKGEELYLLNILEYKNETVIDFIVIDENVYVLLNDRISIRNVSDNSISSIVFKENNINSIYSKIIKKGYNNLSLVYVDSDLFCHLVLFDTINNKIIHKKKITNFQINNKLNNYVSVINNKNAVVIYNKKDIHIIELSNQENNNNSDIIYNYYYQKLNDENKDGEIEEETQDKTNFIMDNEMENLNTDEYFVIKLGNDEYISMYTTGKNTNADDNKIIKLIKQKEKENELIGYYIDKYNKKNLIYCEDKEGKIFVKLINEQNIINKNKHGEKHSNNTIAILNKGNNVYYHGELLMGIYDKDDKNNYFFSVYQDSSFSVYKNNDVYYTREEALSYVKQMHFYNFDHLKNNKNKSVNNLNISKFSILKELEKYLKNKISLFKKSYIEEIMKKKTQLSLVPYNFFYLTVNDKLEMLNILINKNEQNGIKRKALIDTKGNDKNGLKKDGKIGSKDNSDSINIDNKYYKYEMMEKLIKNAIEKYETDQSSNYAKKSIVLVSTSNNFIFAIHLYTGLILYKIDINPIKGVNSMISLKNKQCSYSLNKNNWSEYEQGGKILFLNNVSKGDNGATTFNRIDGSINQSNELSLFKSFSKDSVLLILKTNSISHIIIFDILTTDIIFERKLNSFVIQNLFIYTNGNNKSIIVVDQMLRAKMIPIENAVDKKEKASQNGAITKVDLENEEFYFYTVNSEKKAIQGYRIIGSDNNNKYTNNDDIDLRVIETYFINMNAEQIEVYGKSLTKQKDIFYPIKINKDASICYKYINNNIITYVTKTENHNNNTSSIAYTIYIIDGVTGTLIHSKTLDKHTQPPFHIIINENIVVLHFYNANINKYVIKAFELLLDKKDPGFINLISSKKEKIVDLFDVKNVIVKEQNYIIDHNIKSFTFTETKRGITNKHLLLLLDTNKIAMINLTGENKEPTYKNLNIFITHKNILYNSKGFVSNESMLESTTLIFSWGDYFYFTSYQPNGSFDTMNSFNIFFLLFLIISVFIATYFSYITRKNKIINAKWE; from the exons atgttaagtATTTTTATATGCTTTATTATAGCATTTCTATcaaaattatcattatcagAAAATGTACtatattcaaatatttcATCTTTAGTAGGTCACATAAATTTGGTATTACCAGTACCAAATTTAATAAGTGATCATGTACTTGTTTCAAGTTCTAATAGCAACATCGGATTGCTAAATTACAAAACAG GAATACTAAAAAAcgtattaaattataaaaaaaatgaagatataaaaaaggtACATacaaatgataaatatacatatgtattgATTACAAATGGAAATTTGCAAGgaagtgaaaaaaataattgcccaaatgatgaagatacatattcatatattaatgtatataaggGGGAAGaactttatttattaaatattcttGAATACAAAAATGAGACGGTTATCGATTTTATAGTTATAGATGAAAAcgtatatgttttattaaatgaCAGAATAAGTATAAGAAATGTGAGTGATAATTCGATCAGTTCAATAGTTTTCAAAgagaataatataaattcaatttattcaaaaattattaaaaaaggatataataatttatcttTGGTATATGTAGATAGCGATTTGTTTTGTCATTTAGTTTTATTTGAcactataaataataaaattatacataaaaaaaaaattactaactttcaaataaataataaacttaataattatgttagtgtaataaataacaaaaatgcagttgttatatataataaaaaggatATACACATTATTGAATTATCAAACCAggaaaataacaataatagcgacattatttataattattattatcaaaagCTAAATGACGAAAACAAGGATGGAGAAATAGAAGAGGAAACACAAGATAAGACTAACTTTATTATGGATAATGAAATGGAAAACTTAAACACAGACGAATATTTTGTGATAAAGCTTGGAAACGATGAATATATTTCCATGTATACAACTGGCAAAAATACAAACGcggatgataataaaataataaaattgataaaacaaaaagaGAAGGAAAACGAACTCATAGGATATtatatagataaatataataaaaagaatcTAATATACTGCGAAGATAAAGAAGGtaaaatatttgttaaattGATAAATGagcaaaatattataaataaaaacaaacatGGAGAAAAACATAGTAATAATACCATTGCAATTTTGAACAAAGGAAACAATGTTTATTATCATGGAGAATTACTTATGGGGATATATGATAAAGACGataaaaataactatttCTTTAGTGTTTACCAGGACTCTTCTTTTTCggtatataaaaacaatgaTGTGTATTATACTAGAGAAGAAGCTTTATCATATGTAAAACAAatgcatttttataattttgatcatttaaaaaataataaaaataaaagtgtaaataatttaaatatatccaAATTCAGCATATTGAAAGaattagaaaaatatttaaaaaataaaataagtttatttaaaaaatcatatatagaagaaataatgaaaaaaaaaactcaaTTGTCATTAGTGCCATATAATTTCTTTTACTTAACTGTTAATGACAAATTAGAGATGctaaatattttgattaatAAGAACGAACAAAATGGCATAAAAAGAAAAGCTCTTATTGATACAAAAGggaatgataaaaatggcTTAAAAAAGGATGGTAAGATAGGCTCAAAAGATAATAGTGATTCTATTAATATCGAtaacaaatattataaatacgaAATGAtggaaaaattaattaaaaatgcaatagaaaaatatgaaactGATCAAAGTTCAAACTATGCAAAAAAATCAATTGTGCTTGTATCGAcatcaaataattttatatttgcaATACATTTATATACTGGATTAATTctatataaaattgataTAAATCCTATCAAAGGTGTAAATAGTATGATATCCTTAAAAAACAAGCAATGTTCCTATagtttgaataaaaataactgGTCTGAATATGAACAAGGAgggaaaatattatttcttAACAATGTGTCTAAAGGGGATAATGGTGCCACTACTTTTAATCGCATAGATGGTTCAATAAACCAATCAAATGAATTAAGCTTGTTTAAGAGTTTTTCTAAAGACTCTGTTTTACTTATTTTAAAAACGAATTCTATATcccatataataatatttgatATACTAACCACagatataatttttgaaaGAAAATTAAATTCATTCGTAATTCAAaatctttttatttatactaatggaaataataaaagtataatagtTGTAGATCAAATGTTAAGAGCAAAAATGATACCTATTGAAAATGCTGTAGATAAAAAAGAGAAAGCATCACAAAATGGAGCTATAACAAAAGTCGATctagaaaatgaagaattttatttttatactgttaatagtgaaaaaaaagCTATTCAAGGATACAGAATAATTGGGTCagataataacaataaatatacaaacaATGATGATATTGATTTAAGAGTAATTGaaacttattttataaatatgaatgCCGAACAAATAGAAGTTTATGGAAAATCTCTGACTAAGCAAAAGGATATTTTTTACCctattaaaataaacaaaGATGCTTCtatatgttataaatatattaacaataatattataacatatGTTACAAAAACTGaaaatcataataataacacTTCTTCTATTGcttatactatatatattattgacGGAGTCACTGGAACTTTGATTCATTCGAAAACTTTAGATAAACACACACAACCACCATtccatataattataaatgaaaatatagttgtacttcatttttataatgcaaatataaataaatatgttataaaaGCATTTGAACTATTATTGGATAAAAAAGATCCtggatttattaatttaattagttcaaaaaaagaaaaaattgttGATCTTTTTGatgttaaaaatgttatagtAAAGGaacaaaattatatcatAGACCATAATATTAAGTCATTTACTTTTACAGAAACAAAAAGAGGAATAACaaataaacatttattaCTTTTGCTAGACACTAATAAAATCGCTATGATCAATTTAACTGGTGAAAACAAAGAACCcacttataaaaatttaaatatatttattacacacaaaaatattttatataattcaaaaGGTTTTGTTTCAAATGAAAGTATGCTAGAATCAACAACACTTATTTTTTCATGGGGtgattatttttactttacTTCGTATCAACCAAACGGATCTTTTGATACTATGAAtagttttaatattttctttttattatttttaataatttctgTGTTTATAGCGacatatttttcttatattacaagaaaaaataaaattattaatgcTAAATGGGAATAA
- a CDS encoding CCR4-associated factor 1, putative: MDERTKIVDVWANNLEEEFEKIRDVIESHPYVAIDTEFPGIVARPTGNVVDYNYQTIKCNVDLLKVIQLGVTFSNGKGVLPKVSTWQFNFKFDLDSDMYAQNSIDFLKLSGINFEKHQSLGIELLHFGEVIMSSGLVMNEDVKWISFHGCYDFAYLLKILTCCALPHSEGEFFDLLHDFFPSLYDIKYLLLNLNIKQLSRTFSLQKISEILSVKRIGRQHQAGSDSLVTCKTFFKLLELYFDNKIDDKKYSGIIYGLGTTIKNYNNKFDDNAYKHNNNNNNNNNGNNNGVYYGNNNYMKKNNNNGNNTSVYGNHYSNDKNNDNNNNSQYWDGKNDIISANNTNNHYIHNNINGNNNSDLYTYVDSTNNREYMIAFSKDAVKGNIKSDVLYNLYSDINQNNYNMIPGMNNMGANNNFNTNICNNNNNNNGNINNTNSNMNNFSINKYNTSQIINSINKNGRMGLVNNTYINNNNNKIGDNINENNHNRINTNDVSSNSNAVSIGTHNMGMLDTIGSVGNVDGIPSMGNVGNFNQINNGNNNGGNNFNDCINYSDNGNKMGMDSSKLMNVIFNDIHSKVGNNSLNNDLSNINNGNLKRMNSNNMSDGNMNRNMGNLNNGIINLNGTNISNLNNSMILNTLSNMNNIGNMNSNINIKNLRNLNNGININNFNNDIHTNNVNMNNINMSNSCALNVNNQNGSINNMNINGNMNINNVYDEFRNIANVANNGNNSNNSNNNNNVNELNHLRKNNTKKLDMSDDNLINVCKGSFESYNTNNNALSANMTPGNLGTNNNNNVCMVNANYANYSTPIGNNANTNNATNNGNNMFLHNMNNSNIGNNENNQINNNMNNHNYYSMQNKYNSMGNFSTIMNPILDKGVAENCDSEKRIMDNRNIVNSRNKNTCNSNSNTYNNNNNSDINTKLNINKNPINNKINASHINYGKNSGISNSLNDNNSNFKATHKINIITNNDMVNNSTQNGTPKNEFSNSNNSSNSNNSNNNSNDDDINTLQQNIHLNRDDNFKDDKNSSLNKTAMANMNLKHPPPPPPPPPPPPINNNMPNMLNNNNSISSINGNNNETNNDPSVNKNNGIMKNINSSPSMNNIINILNGNNNEIKGSNASSSNNANNLTKHPSNSSNISTCNKINYTYNNARGNYVNSVNRNNSNCSNSSNPVHMYNNSVSNKSSVDSSNFITNANLNRDNTSNSNKMGKNFSSVTNINNSMNDQNSNSGVNNHNISKESIGSNNNDGNVAAYVKDNAKSNSNTSRSNSKNSLMDGSKGSNYSSNNNNKNSKNNNSNKNGNKNNKSKGKNKNITDNNHINGNKNNEKNSNKGNDNNGNNNNKSRNNNNNSNNNNSVKNKVSDKNNEDSIFDNNATDSNNNYVLINQRKNENKNYANLSTKGDDNISRINNNNNSAVNNSNQELIDEQAKTRNSDKNIYNNFYNNVNYFKSDNNMKQHSRIMGRGTGFTKNNTNQLLMKNNFHNNGLLNNEILSHGVNVSNSDKNDFINNNDNLNSQNNYSNNGNNYGSDVNSYPNSLNNYTGNVNNNYSNNLNSYTNNINNYTDMLNQGMNYNSNIKNNNSKGVTNYGEDSHNKIGNISMMNMGRINHVSNNFKNNNNANTINNNNFDNNNELNQNKLNDTISMNATNNFMNKKMNKENISMVNYPMVNNINMNSFYMNNENSIGKINMNHGNQNNSNFFFNDNNENGGSNIANMISNDQNYNSYSENFTNKLSNKSLNENNNRNLHGSIYNEKRDNSKLIYNYNEQIFLNENMLTENLGSFESAQENIYSYPNYDIKNKDRNYFYDS, from the coding sequence ATGGATGAGAGAACGAAAATCGTAGATGTATGGGCAAATAATTTAGAGGAggaatttgaaaaaataagagATGTAATTGAAAGCCATCCTTATGTAGCCATTGACACAGAATTTCCTGGTATAGTTGCAAGACCGACAGGCAATGTGGTAGATTATAACTATCAAACGATAAAATGTAATGTAGATTTGTTAAAGGTCATACAACTAGGTGTAACCTTTTCTAATGGAAAAGGTGTTTTACCTAAAGTATCAACATGgcaatttaattttaaattcgACCTTGATAGTGATATGTATGCTCAGAATTCAATAgactttttaaaattaagtggaataaattttgaaaaacaTCAATCATTAGGCATTGAGCTATTACATTTTGGTGAAGTAATTATGTCATCTGGTTTAGTTATGAATGAAGACGTAAAATGGATATCATTTCATGGTTGTTATGATTTTGCATatctattaaaaatattaacatgtTGTGCATTGCCACATAGTGAAGGAGAATTTTTTGACTTACTACATGATTTTTTCCCATCACTTtatgatataaaatatttgttattaaatttaaatatcaAGCAATTAAGTCGCACATTTTCTTTACAAAAGATTAGTGAAATTTTAAGTGTCAAAAGAATAGGAAGACAGCATCAAGCGGGTTCAGACTCATTAGTTACttgtaaaacattttttaaattattagaattatattttgacAATAAAATAGAtgacaaaaaatattcaGGTATTATATATGGTTTGGGAACcactataaaaaattataataataaatttgatgATAATGCATATAAACATAATAACAACAATAACAATAACAATAACGGTAACAATAATGGTGTTTACTAcggaaataataattatatgaagaaaaacaataataatggtaATAATACATCAGTTTACGGAAATCATTATTCCaacgataaaaataatgacaataataataatagccaATATTGGGAcggaaaaaatgatataatatCAGCAAATAATACTAACAACCACTATATACATAACAACATTAATGGTAACAATAATAGTGatttatatacttatgtAGATAGTACAAATAATAGGGAATATATGATTGCTTTTAGTAAAGATGCAGTAaaaggaaatataaaaagtgaTGTACTATATAACTTATATTCAGATATcaatcaaaataattataatatgatACCAGGTATGAATAATATGGGagcaaataataattttaacacaaatatatgcaataataacaataataacaaCGGAAACATCAACAATACTAATAGCAATATGAACaatttttctattaataaatataatacatcacaaataattaattctataaataaaaatggaagaaTGGGTTTAGTTAATAATACATACATtaacaataataacaataaaattggagataatattaatgaaaataatcaTAATAGAATAAACACCAATGATGTTAGTAGTAATAGTAATGCTGTTAGTATTGGCACACATAATATGGGAATGTTGGATACTATTGGAAGCGTTGGGAATGTTGATGGAATTCCTAGTATGGGAAATGTAGGAAATTttaatcaaataaataatggtaataataatggaGGGAATAATTTTAACGACTGTATAAATTATTCTGACAATGGAAATAAAATGGGAATGGATTCTTCGAAACTTATGAATGTaatttttaatgatattCATTCGAAGGTCGGGAATAATAGCTTAAATAATGATCTGagcaatataaataatgggAATTTAAAACGTATGAATAGTAACAACATGAGCGATGGCAATATGAACAGGAATATGGGAAATCTTAACAATggtataataaatttaaatgggACAAATATAAGCAACTTAAACAATTCTATGATTTTAAATACATTAAGCAATATGAACAACATTGGAAATATGAAttcaaatattaatataaaaaatttaagaaatttaaataatgggataaatattaacaattttaataatgaCATTCACACTAATAATGTAAATATGAACAACATAAATATGAGTAACAGTTGTGCTTTGAATGTTAATAATCAGAATGGGAgtattaataatatgaacaTAAATGggaatatgaatataaataatgtttaTGATGAATTTCGGAATATTGCAAATGTAGCTAATAATGGTAACAATAGTaacaatagtaataataataataacgttaatgaattaaatcatttaagaaaaaataataccaaAAAATTGGATATGTCTgatgataatttaataaatgtatGTAAAGGATCTTTTGAGTCATATAATACTAATAATAATGCTTTATCTGCAAATATGACCCCAGGAAATTTAGGAactaataacaataataatgtatGTATGGTCAACGCAAATTATGCTAATTATTCTACTCCAATTGGAAATAACGCTAATACTAACAATGCTACCAACAATGgtaataatatgtttttacATAATATGAACAATTCAAATATTGggaataatgaaaataaccaaattaataataatatgaataatcataattattattccatgcaaaataaatataattcaatGGGGAATTTTTCAACTATTATGAATCCTATACTTGATAAAGGAGTAGCAGAAAATTGTGATTCTGAAAAAAGAATTATGGATAATAGAAACATAGTTAATAGTAGGAACAAGAATACATGTAACAGTAATAGTAACACAtacaataacaataataatagtgacATAAATACAAAActcaatataaataaaaatccaattaataataaaattaatgcttCACATATTAATTACGGAAAAAATAGCGGTATTTCAAACTctttaaatgataataattctAATTTTAAAGCAACacacaaaattaatattataacaaaTAACGATATGGTAAATAATTCTACTCAAAATGGCACACCAAAAAACGAGTTTAGCAATAGCAACAATAGTAGTAATAgcaataatagtaataataatagtaacgATGATGATATAAACACTTTGCAGCAGAATATTCATCTGAATAGGGATGACAATTTtaaagatgataaaaattcTAGCTTAAATAAAACAGCAATGGCTAACATGAATTTAAAGCACCCACCTCCTCCTCCTCCTCCACCTCCTCCACCAcctataaataataatatgccAAACATGTtgaacaataataatagtataaGCTCCattaatggaaataataacGAAACTAATAATGATCCTAGTGTTAACAAAAATAACGGTATTATGAAAAACATAAACTCTTCTCCATCTatgaataatattattaatatattaaatggtAATAACAATGAAATTAAAGGGAGCAATGCTAGCAGTTCTAATAACGCCAATAATTTGACAAAGCATCCTTCAAATAGTTCTAATATAAGTActtgtaataaaataaattatacatataataatgcaagGGGAAATTATGTAAACAGTGTAAACAGAAATAATTCAAATTGCTCTAATAGTTCCAATCCAGttcatatgtataataatagcGTATCAAATAAAAGTTCGGTTGATAGTTCAAATTTTATAACTAATGCTAACTTAAATAGAGATAATACAAGTAATTCTAACAAAATGGGGAAAAATTTTAGCTCTGtgacaaatataaataatagtaTGAACGATCAAAATAGCAATAGCGGAGTTAATAATCACAATATTAGCAAAGAGTCTATAGGAAGCAACAATAATGATGGAAATGTTGCGGCTTATGTTAAAGACAATGCTAAAAGCAATAGCAACACTAGTAGGAGCAATAGCAAAAATAGTTTGATGGATGGCTCTAAAGGTAGCAATTATAgtagcaataataataataaaaacagtaaaaataataatagtaataaaaatggaaataaaaataataagagcaaaggaaaaaataaaaatattactgataataatcatattaacggtaataaaaataatgaaaaaaatagtaataaaggcaatgataataatggaaataacaataataaaagtcgaaataacaacaataatagtaacaataataattctgtgaaaaataaagttagtgataaaaataatgaagatagcatttttgataataatgCAACAGACAGTAATAATAACTACGTTTTAATTAATcaaagaaaaaatgaaaacaaaaattatgcaaatttAAGTACCAAAGGCGATGATAATATTTCaagaattaataataataataatagcgccgtaaataattcaaatcaAGAATTAATTGACGAGCAAGCCAAAACACGAAACtcagataaaaatatatacaataatttttataataatgtgaattattttaaatcTGATAATAACATGAAACAGCATAGCAGAATAATGGGAAGAGGCACTGGATTtactaaaaataatacaaatcaattgttaatgaaaaataattttcataataatggtttattaaataatgaaattttaAGTCATGGAGTAAATGTTAGTAACagtgataaaaatgattttattaataataacgaCAATTTGAATTCTCAAAATAATTATTCCAATAATGGAAATAACTATGGAAGTGATGTAAATAGTTACCCAAATAGCTTAAATAATTACACAGGcaatgtaaataataattattcaaataatttaaatagcTACActaacaatataaataactacACAGATATGTTAAACCAGGGAATGAACTACAATtcgaatataaaaaataacaacaGTAAGGGAGTGACAAATTATGGTGAAGACTCACATAATAAAATTGGAAACATTAGTATGATGAATATGGGAAGGATTAATCATGTATctaacaattttaaaaataataataatgccaatacaattaataataacaattttgacaataataatgaattaaatcaaaacaaattaaatgatACCATTAGCATGAATGcaacaaataattttatgaacaaaaaaatgaataaagaaAACATAAGCATGGTAAATTATCCTATGGTAAATAATATCAATATGAATAGTTTTTACatgaataatgaaaattcaattgggaaaataaatatgaatcaCGGAAATCAAAATAacagtaattttttttttaatgataataatgaaaatggcGGAAGTAATATTGCTAACATGATTTCAAATgatcaaaattataattcatactcagaaaattttacaaataaattatctaATAAATCAttgaatgaaaataataataggaACTTACATGGATCGATATACAATGAAAAAAGAGACAATTCAAAATTAATCTATAATTACAATGaacaaatttttttaaatgaaaatatgcTAACAGAAAATTTGGGATCTTTTGAATCTGCACAGGAAAACATTTATTCTTATCCAAATTAtgacattaaaaataaagatagaaattatttttatgattcttaa